Proteins from one Scyliorhinus canicula chromosome 6, sScyCan1.1, whole genome shotgun sequence genomic window:
- the LOC119967298 gene encoding collagen alpha-1(X) chain-like, with amino-acid sequence MTRWELSSLLLLLFVNITYGTHYCGIRGPSGLPGPRGPPGATGASNKGPPGMCGSAGLPGNPGATYVGQPGMPGLPGEKGERGFCGQYGDMGPQGQQGLHGPPGLVGSPGASTKSVDGEAGSQGSSGPPGSKGDYGKVGEPGDLGLRGENGAAEIGPPGFTGETGYPGPQGEPGPLGEVIAGPPGAPGIPGTSGEKGESGESGSPGTTGLPGENGSHGSPGIAISMPGVDGKQGLAGIPGMKGLPGPKGMAAKHGPPATGNPGSAGLQGEPGPRGLYGYVGEKGDPGINGGFGSSGLKGFPGPTGLSGLKGFPGEDGNPGPSGEPGIIGLPGISGLQGDEGPTGAPGKLGIPGEEGIRGSQGKQGAPGPQGDKGPRGRPGEFGIQGDLGFHGPLGIQGNHGPIGPAGKIGKPGPNGSSGPPGQKGIRGDPGKRGPPGRTNLILSGAPLGGDVETFSYAESQGPPGIPGPPGVPGPSGSPGPPGETVIQSTSNTDQSFKVILSTPYSTTGMPIVFDRILYNQANVYDSETGIFTCQIPGIYYFSYHIHVKDRSVHVALYKNGKPVLYTYDDYKENNIDNASGGAVLQLQEIDKIYLQLPSEQLNGLYSSNKMQSSFSGFLVHRTNLLA; translated from the coding sequence GTATCAGAGGTCCATCGGGTTTACCAGGACCAAGAGGCCCACCAGGAGCAACCGGTGCTTCAAATAAAGGGCCTCCAGGCATGTGTGGATCAGCTGGACTGCCAGGAAACCCAGGAGCAACCTATGTGGGGCAGCCAGGAATGCCAGGGTTACCAGGAGAAAAGGGTGAAAGAGGATTTTGTGGACAATATGGTGACATGGGGCCTCAAGGGCAACAAGGATTAcatgggcctccaggacttgTAGGTTCTCCTGGAGCCAGTACAAAATCTGTTGATGGCGAGGCTGGTTCCCAAGGATCATCAGGTCCTCCAGGGTCAAAAGGTGATTATGGAAAAGTTGGAGAACCAGGAGATCTGGGTCtgcgtggggaaaacggtgctgccGAAATTGGCCCTCCTGGATTCACAGGAGAAACGGGGTATCCAGGGCCTCAGGGTGAGCCAGGACCCCTTGGAGAAGTAATTGCAGGTCCACCAGGGGCTCCTGGTATCCCTGGCACATCAGGAGAGAAAGGTGAAAGTGGAGAATCTGGTAGTCCCGGAACTACAGGTCTACCCGGTGAAAACGGATCACACGGTTCACCTGGTATAGCAATTTCAATGCCAGGGGTAGATGGTAAACAAGGTCTTGCagggattcctgggatgaagggtctTCCAGGCCCAAAAGGAATGGCGGCGAAACATGGTCCACCGGCTACTGGAAATCCAGGTTCGGCAGGCCTTCAAGGTGAGCCTGGTCCGAGAGGATTGTATGGCTATGTTGGTGAGAAGGGAGACCCAGGAATCAATGGAGGGTTTGGTAGTTCAGGACTCAAAGGATTTCCAGGGCCAACAGGTCTATCAGGTCTGAAAGGTTTTCCAGGTGAAGATGGCAATCCAGGACCTTCAGGAGAACCAGGTATAATAGGGTTGCCTGGAATTTCTGGATTACAAGGCGATGAAGGGCCAACTGGTGCTCCTGGAAAATTGGGAATTCCAGGAGAAGAAGGTATTCGAGGGTCACAGGGAAAACAGGGTGCACCTGGTCCGCAGGGTGATAAAGGGCCCAGAGGTAGACCTGGTGAATTTGGTATACAAGGTGATCTTGGTTTTCATGGACCATTGGGGATTCAAGGCAATCATGGGCCAATTGGACCTGCTGGAAAAATTGGCAAACCAGGTCCAAATGGGTCTTCAGGCCCTCCAGGACAAAAAGGCATCAGAGGAGATCCAGGAAAACGAGGTCCACCAGGTCGTACCAACCTTATCTTATCTGGAGCCCCATTGGGAGGAGATGTGGAAACATTTAGTTACGCAGAATCACAGGGACCTCCAGGCATTCCTGGTCCTCCTGGTGTACCAGGTCCATCGGGTTCCCCAGGTCCGCCAGGGGAAACTGTAATACAGTCAACATCAAATACCGATCAAAGTTTTAAAGTCATTCTCTCTACACCATATTCTACAACAGGAATGCCAATAGTTTTTGACAGAATACTTTACAATCAAGCCAATGTCTATGATTCAGAAACTGGCATTTTTACATGTCAAATACCAGGAATTTACTATTTCTCATATCACATCCATGTCAAAGACAGAAGTGTTCACGTTGCATTGTATAAAAATGGTAAACCGGTTCTATACACATATGATGACTACAAGGAAAACAATATTGATAATGCTTCAGGGGGTGCTGTACTACAGCTACAGGAAATAGATAAAATATATTTACAATTGCCTTCAGAACAGTTAAATGGTTTATACTCCTC